In Natrinema amylolyticum, the following are encoded in one genomic region:
- a CDS encoding cytochrome b/b6 domain-containing protein, with protein MTNLDHGKFSRVTTTFHSLLALTVFFLFFTGYAIAFNTELWWMVELMGGNEGVLLVHRFAGFSLILLTGFWVSYMLLRSTSRSNFRGVLPNRTDISAFVQDIKFALGRADERHPAARQFAGYKADEVPLISYIGKGVVWIFTVELLLLMISGLLIWRKTWLIDFYNSQSVVMAFVAFHGLLGVIMLMGVMFHTFEHGFHPAFYPVEMKAFLPKDRTPNFHDDPDEYETTGIERLRLRSSWRWATNVMGVLVVVGIVSVMMASLSYGGYPVPDRLQFNEGSVLRTIGVNVGMLVLLIGLVLSMYGNVLRARYVRQRRETAERTTAADGGEREADRSGDLEGGGRPGTDGGTRPIDDRSTTDDGTNDGRSDDDVGG; from the coding sequence ATGACGAACCTCGACCACGGCAAGTTCTCGCGAGTGACCACCACGTTCCACTCGCTGCTGGCGCTGACGGTGTTCTTCCTGTTCTTTACGGGATACGCCATCGCGTTCAACACGGAGCTGTGGTGGATGGTCGAGCTGATGGGCGGTAACGAGGGCGTGCTCCTGGTCCATCGGTTCGCGGGGTTCTCGCTGATCCTCCTGACCGGGTTCTGGGTGTCTTACATGCTCCTGCGGTCGACGAGTCGCTCGAATTTCCGCGGCGTCTTGCCGAATCGAACCGATATCTCGGCGTTCGTACAGGACATCAAGTTCGCGCTCGGGCGGGCCGACGAGCGCCACCCGGCCGCCCGCCAGTTCGCGGGCTACAAGGCCGACGAGGTGCCGCTGATCTCCTACATCGGCAAGGGCGTCGTCTGGATCTTCACCGTCGAACTGCTGTTGCTGATGATTTCGGGCCTCCTGATCTGGCGGAAGACGTGGCTGATCGACTTCTACAACTCTCAGTCGGTCGTCATGGCCTTCGTCGCCTTCCACGGCCTGCTCGGAGTCATCATGCTGATGGGCGTGATGTTCCACACCTTCGAGCACGGCTTCCATCCCGCCTTCTACCCGGTGGAGATGAAGGCGTTCCTGCCGAAGGATCGAACGCCGAACTTCCACGACGATCCCGACGAATACGAGACCACCGGGATCGAGCGGCTCCGGCTCCGGTCTTCCTGGCGATGGGCGACCAACGTGATGGGCGTCCTGGTCGTCGTCGGCATCGTCAGCGTGATGATGGCCAGCCTCTCGTACGGCGGCTACCCGGTTCCGGATCGACTCCAGTTCAACGAGGGGAGCGTCCTGCGAACGATCGGCGTCAACGTCGGCATGCTCGTCTTACTCATCGGGCTGGTGCTCTCGATGTACGGCAACGTCCTCCGGGCGCGGTACGTGCGCCAGCGCCGGGAGACGGCCGAGCGGACGACCGCAGCCGACGGCGGAGAACGAGAAGCCGACCGCAGCGGCGATCTCGAGGGCGGGGGCCGACCCGGAACCGACGGTGGGACGCGACCGATCGACGACCGATCGACGACCGACGACGGAACGAACGACGGGCGATCGGACGACGACGTCGGCGGCTAG
- a CDS encoding 4Fe-4S dicluster domain-containing protein, with product MTQDERSGQVMSQGVMSTGEGMRIFPDVEACIDCGGCVVACKRTWDREIHNQRIDITTMAEGRAGPQGENADKTDRLAAGERPGETSLPMQCYHCENAPCVSVCPTNALQKEDDGFVSVSEDLCVGCQYCLSGCPFGAPQFPDSNEGTAQLFGTGGIMDKCTGCRERQDVQKGPACAEECATDAILVGSAGEIADELEKRDSGSFFNDEAMEIIFGADDAQLFSDQ from the coding sequence ATGACACAGGACGAGCGGTCCGGCCAGGTGATGAGCCAGGGCGTGATGAGCACCGGCGAGGGGATGCGGATCTTCCCCGACGTCGAGGCCTGTATCGACTGCGGCGGCTGCGTCGTCGCCTGTAAGCGCACCTGGGACCGCGAGATACACAACCAGCGCATCGACATCACGACGATGGCCGAAGGGCGCGCCGGGCCACAGGGCGAGAACGCCGACAAGACGGACCGACTGGCGGCTGGCGAGCGCCCGGGCGAGACGAGCCTCCCGATGCAGTGTTATCACTGCGAGAACGCGCCCTGCGTCTCCGTCTGTCCGACCAACGCGCTCCAGAAGGAAGACGACGGGTTCGTCTCGGTGAGCGAGGACCTCTGTGTGGGCTGTCAGTACTGCCTGTCGGGCTGTCCGTTCGGCGCGCCGCAGTTCCCGGACAGCAACGAGGGAACGGCCCAGCTCTTCGGCACCGGCGGCATCATGGACAAGTGTACCGGCTGTCGCGAGCGCCAGGACGTCCAGAAGGGACCGGCCTGCGCCGAGGAGTGTGCCACCGACGCGATCCTGGTCGGCAGCGCCGGCGAGATCGCCGACGAACTCGAGAAACGAGACAGTGGCTCCTTCTTCAACGACGAGGCCATGGAGATCATCTTCGGGGCGGACGACGCCCAGCTATTCAGCGACCAATGA
- a CDS encoding molybdopterin-dependent oxidoreductase, protein MSADGEPVTIDLDRRSFMKASALAGGLVLGGGVTGNVLSQEEEGEDGVVDDADTSKVICNYCAVGCGFKAVKDGNSFTAMEPWFENPINNGSLCSKGAGILETEHSVKRLKHPMRKVDGEWQKISWNEAYSEIAETWEETIDEYSRESVMLLGSAHHANEEAYAIRKLAAFMGTNNVDHQARICHSPTVTGLANTWGFGAMTNTINDYRNFDLLIILGQNPAESHPIAMQHILEGQARGGTIVSIDPRYTKTSAHADYFYRLRPGTDVALVMGLLNYVRDQDGLDSTFLEDRVMGWPDVEPELEQYDLETVSDVTWIDQGDLEEIGDLIIENRPQIQVEWAMGGTQHNNGTQNIRSYALFSLATGSAARSGGGLQVMRGHANVQGATDLGVDASILPGYYGVDSPGSWEHWADVWDQSPWTSGSTSFQDLYDKFEMMPEDMWSGMETPAEVEAGGAGVDVEEEQEGEGGEGEESAGGQGDEEQGEDQSGDDESEGLEEEESTDVSDRSMMFQVGLTVARWYEAALEQEQRLLESNLYQSDPLKMAFFWGHSANSISEMDKMKRAMEELDLMVVVDVFPAVAGTLPDDANVILLPASSQYEHVRTVTNSHRSVQWSERVAPPAHNSRPDLQIMQELAHHLGFGEHFDWGSGPEVYNGQSSYEDTLREINLGTRSIGYQQSPEKLQQHQEYDWAFNTDNLRADTNGLPVDGDYWMLPWPYWGDDHPGSPIIWTKEADPRDGGHDFRENWGVRAPTPEEWNQLGIDKQYPLWQTYNREGMDGLDLIAESFEAPWWNGQEINGVPSYPNYATLLPDDPVNASTQTLPVEYALDETESVYTAAQALDEQYGDEVDVDPAAYEEYDYAQPDPPTGRGKARAVVWNFLDTVPVHREPVESPRPDLVEQWPANGEQVNFWRLDQNNASVQADATERVHTELGSDAESGRTVILTSGRQVEHQGGGAETRNNEYTADRQPHMYAEINPSLAEELDVVGGDDHVVVTSVDKGSILVKAYVTNRVNEEEVFLPYHWGGVFHGEDRSGNWPEGTAPLAIGESANIITPSGFDAETQMQETKSGVVHVQKATQSVVDDLEMEFIDYPQDEHGLGTQKRYDVREWDMIEGGDTP, encoded by the coding sequence ATGAGCGCGGACGGCGAGCCGGTGACGATCGACCTCGATCGCCGGTCGTTCATGAAAGCCAGCGCTCTCGCGGGCGGACTGGTCCTCGGCGGCGGCGTCACCGGGAACGTCCTCAGTCAAGAGGAAGAGGGCGAGGACGGCGTCGTCGACGACGCCGACACGTCGAAGGTGATCTGTAACTACTGCGCCGTCGGCTGCGGCTTCAAGGCCGTCAAGGACGGCAACTCCTTTACCGCGATGGAGCCGTGGTTCGAGAACCCGATCAACAACGGCTCGCTCTGCTCGAAGGGGGCCGGCATTCTCGAGACCGAGCACTCGGTCAAGCGGCTCAAACACCCGATGCGGAAGGTCGACGGCGAGTGGCAGAAGATCTCCTGGAACGAGGCCTACTCCGAGATCGCCGAGACCTGGGAGGAGACCATCGACGAGTACAGCCGCGAGAGTGTCATGCTACTAGGTAGTGCCCACCACGCTAACGAGGAGGCCTACGCCATCCGCAAGCTCGCGGCCTTCATGGGCACGAACAACGTCGACCACCAGGCGCGGATCTGTCACTCGCCGACCGTGACCGGACTGGCGAACACCTGGGGGTTCGGCGCGATGACGAACACGATCAACGACTACCGCAACTTCGACCTGCTCATCATCCTCGGGCAGAACCCCGCGGAGTCTCACCCGATCGCGATGCAGCACATCCTCGAGGGGCAGGCTCGCGGCGGGACGATCGTCTCGATCGACCCCCGGTACACGAAGACGTCGGCCCACGCCGACTACTTCTACCGGCTGCGGCCCGGCACGGACGTGGCGCTGGTCATGGGCCTACTCAACTACGTTCGGGACCAAGACGGACTCGACAGCACCTTCCTCGAGGACCGCGTGATGGGGTGGCCCGACGTCGAACCCGAACTCGAACAATACGACCTCGAGACGGTCTCGGACGTCACCTGGATCGATCAGGGCGACCTCGAGGAGATCGGTGACCTGATCATCGAGAACAGACCCCAGATCCAGGTCGAGTGGGCGATGGGCGGCACCCAGCACAACAACGGGACCCAGAACATCCGCTCGTACGCGCTGTTCAGCCTCGCGACCGGGAGCGCGGCTCGGTCTGGCGGCGGCCTGCAGGTCATGCGCGGCCACGCCAACGTCCAGGGAGCGACCGACCTCGGCGTCGACGCGAGCATCCTCCCGGGCTACTACGGCGTCGACTCGCCGGGCTCGTGGGAGCACTGGGCGGACGTCTGGGATCAGAGCCCCTGGACCAGCGGCAGTACCTCCTTCCAGGACCTATACGACAAGTTCGAGATGATGCCGGAGGACATGTGGAGCGGCATGGAAACGCCGGCCGAGGTCGAGGCGGGGGGCGCCGGCGTCGACGTCGAGGAGGAACAAGAGGGCGAAGGGGGCGAAGGAGAGGAGAGCGCAGGGGGACAGGGAGACGAAGAGCAGGGCGAGGATCAGTCGGGCGACGACGAATCGGAGGGCCTAGAAGAGGAGGAATCGACCGACGTCAGCGACCGGTCGATGATGTTCCAGGTCGGGCTGACCGTCGCCCGCTGGTACGAGGCGGCCTTAGAGCAGGAACAACGCCTGCTCGAGTCGAACCTCTACCAGTCCGACCCGCTGAAGATGGCGTTCTTCTGGGGCCACTCGGCGAACTCCATCAGCGAGATGGACAAGATGAAGCGAGCGATGGAGGAGCTGGATCTGATGGTCGTCGTCGACGTCTTCCCGGCCGTCGCCGGGACGCTGCCAGACGACGCGAACGTGATCCTGCTGCCGGCCTCGAGCCAGTACGAACACGTCCGGACGGTGACGAACTCCCACCGCTCGGTCCAGTGGAGCGAGCGGGTCGCGCCGCCGGCACACAACTCCAGGCCCGACCTCCAAATTATGCAGGAGTTAGCCCATCACCTCGGCTTCGGCGAGCACTTCGACTGGGGGAGCGGTCCCGAGGTGTACAACGGTCAGAGCTCCTACGAGGACACGCTCCGGGAGATCAACCTCGGAACGCGATCCATCGGCTACCAGCAGTCGCCCGAGAAGCTCCAGCAACATCAGGAGTACGACTGGGCGTTCAACACGGACAACCTGCGGGCGGACACCAACGGGCTGCCCGTCGACGGGGACTACTGGATGCTCCCCTGGCCGTACTGGGGCGACGATCACCCCGGGTCGCCGATTATCTGGACGAAGGAGGCCGACCCTCGCGATGGCGGCCACGACTTCCGCGAGAACTGGGGCGTCAGGGCGCCGACGCCGGAGGAGTGGAACCAGCTCGGCATCGACAAGCAGTATCCGCTCTGGCAGACCTACAATCGGGAGGGGATGGACGGACTGGATCTGATCGCCGAGTCCTTCGAGGCACCGTGGTGGAACGGGCAGGAGATCAACGGTGTGCCGTCGTATCCGAACTACGCGACGCTGCTTCCCGACGATCCGGTGAACGCGTCGACACAGACACTGCCCGTCGAGTACGCACTCGACGAAACTGAGTCGGTGTACACCGCTGCGCAGGCGCTCGACGAGCAGTACGGGGACGAGGTCGACGTCGACCCCGCGGCCTACGAGGAGTACGACTACGCACAGCCCGATCCGCCGACGGGACGCGGGAAGGCGCGCGCGGTCGTCTGGAACTTCCTCGACACGGTGCCCGTCCACCGGGAACCGGTCGAGAGCCCCCGGCCCGACCTCGTCGAGCAGTGGCCCGCCAACGGCGAACAGGTCAACTTCTGGCGACTCGACCAGAACAACGCGTCGGTCCAGGCCGACGCGACCGAACGGGTCCACACCGAACTCGGCAGCGACGCCGAGAGCGGCCGAACGGTAATTCTGACTTCGGGCCGGCAGGTCGAACACCAGGGCGGCGGTGCCGAGACGCGGAACAACGAGTACACCGCCGACCGTCAGCCCCACATGTACGCCGAGATCAACCCCTCGCTCGCCGAGGAGCTCGACGTCGTCGGCGGCGACGACCACGTCGTCGTCACCTCGGTCGACAAGGGCTCGATCCTGGTGAAGGCCTACGTGACGAACCGGGTCAACGAGGAGGAGGTCTTCCTCCCCTATCACTGGGGCGGCGTCTTCCACGGGGAAGACAGGTCGGGCAACTGGCCCGAGGGAACCGCGCCACTGGCCATCGGCGAGAGCGCGAACATCATCACGCCGAGCGGGTTCGACGCCGAGACCCAGATGCAGGAGACCAAATCGGGCGTCGTCCACGTTCAGAAGGCCACGCAAAGCGTGGTCGACGACCTCGAGATGGAGTTCATCGACTACCCGCAGGACGAGCACGGACTCGGCACACAGAAGCGATACGACGTCCGCGAATGGGACATGATCGAGGGAGGTGACACGCCATGA
- a CDS encoding hydrogenase iron-sulfur subunit — protein sequence MRVGSFVCSCADTCDVDLEGVREGIDHVDVAASSSLLCADGLPAMEQVIDEYDLDQLIVTCPESRSQRKIERVAEQRGLHPDAVSFVDQRERAGWVHDEAGATAKTARMVNARYAGLEAESVSRTVSQDAGERVAVVADPETAAALSDDANITLIADGEEYVDSTAELDDVTIERGRVIDVDGRFGEFTVRIRAQVTEDCVSCMKCVREGPDGAVTRYPVDIDPDAPDGAWTDVCPTDAIELDGTERTLEFDQVVYPAATRATRGGRIGFYTAPIDAATISAVRTHLGGIEKPDHLDLEMDVCAAGDSSQRGCNECVEACPHDAVERARIDEVEFHKEACQNCGACTSACPTGATMLREPSNERLAREVEALLRPTDDEGGWLLNRSGSDIDAAIVAFVCSEEADDALAEYGRLAAAGKADVEYPPILPVRVNCTDTVGEAHAMHALACGADGVAVVGCGGDCRHSGPESKADLVDRLNRATADLALGERIGFFAPDPDEPGQFVEEISTFAVELEGSPIPVGDHEATGGIDADRDNPAFDSHGWTLESVRAILEHVDPDREVIRGLKDFGRMDVADGCTLTPTCSNLCPTDAIRRNEDEAVLEFNHEKCVNCGLCEEGCVEDVIEMRDGLDRSLLPENRDDEDPAWIEVFDGEMRECRHCGKPFTSEGSARKIQAEVGDLVAGIAPSAQGDIFEYCGDCRARLLSDRGD from the coding sequence ATGAGAGTCGGGAGTTTCGTCTGTTCGTGTGCGGACACCTGTGACGTCGATCTCGAGGGCGTCCGCGAGGGGATCGATCACGTCGACGTCGCGGCGAGTTCGAGCCTGCTCTGTGCGGACGGCCTCCCCGCGATGGAGCAGGTCATCGACGAGTACGACCTCGATCAGCTGATCGTCACCTGTCCCGAGTCGCGGTCCCAGCGGAAGATCGAGCGGGTCGCCGAACAGCGGGGACTCCATCCGGACGCGGTCTCGTTCGTCGACCAGCGCGAGCGCGCCGGGTGGGTCCACGACGAGGCCGGTGCCACGGCGAAGACCGCCCGGATGGTCAACGCCAGATACGCCGGCCTCGAGGCCGAATCGGTCTCCCGGACGGTCTCGCAAGACGCCGGCGAGCGCGTTGCGGTCGTCGCCGATCCGGAGACCGCGGCGGCCCTGTCCGATGACGCTAACATCACGTTGATCGCCGACGGCGAGGAGTACGTCGACAGTACGGCCGAGCTCGACGACGTGACGATCGAACGCGGCCGCGTGATCGACGTCGACGGCCGGTTCGGCGAGTTCACGGTTCGCATTCGGGCACAGGTCACCGAGGACTGCGTCTCGTGTATGAAGTGCGTCCGCGAGGGCCCCGACGGCGCGGTCACGCGCTATCCGGTCGATATCGATCCGGACGCGCCCGACGGAGCGTGGACGGACGTCTGTCCCACCGACGCGATCGAGCTGGACGGGACCGAACGGACCCTCGAGTTCGACCAGGTCGTTTACCCGGCGGCCACTCGCGCGACACGGGGCGGCCGGATCGGCTTCTACACCGCGCCGATCGACGCGGCGACGATCTCGGCCGTGCGAACACACCTCGGCGGGATCGAGAAACCCGACCACCTCGACCTCGAGATGGACGTCTGCGCCGCGGGCGACTCGAGCCAGCGGGGCTGCAACGAGTGCGTCGAGGCCTGCCCGCACGACGCGGTCGAACGGGCGCGGATCGACGAGGTCGAGTTCCACAAGGAGGCCTGCCAGAACTGCGGGGCCTGTACCAGCGCCTGTCCGACGGGGGCGACGATGCTCCGCGAGCCCTCGAACGAGCGACTCGCCCGGGAGGTCGAGGCGCTGCTCCGGCCGACGGACGACGAGGGCGGCTGGCTCCTGAACCGCTCCGGCTCGGACATCGACGCCGCGATCGTCGCGTTCGTCTGCTCGGAGGAGGCCGACGACGCGCTCGCCGAGTACGGCCGACTGGCCGCCGCGGGGAAAGCGGACGTCGAGTACCCGCCGATCCTCCCCGTTCGCGTGAACTGCACGGACACCGTCGGCGAGGCCCACGCGATGCACGCGCTGGCCTGCGGTGCGGACGGCGTCGCGGTCGTCGGCTGCGGCGGCGACTGCCGTCACTCCGGTCCGGAGTCGAAGGCCGACCTCGTCGATCGGCTCAACCGAGCCACTGCGGACCTCGCGCTCGGCGAGCGGATCGGGTTCTTCGCGCCCGATCCCGACGAGCCGGGCCAGTTCGTCGAGGAGATTTCGACCTTCGCCGTCGAACTCGAGGGCTCGCCGATTCCGGTGGGCGATCACGAGGCCACCGGAGGGATCGACGCCGACCGGGACAACCCCGCCTTCGACAGTCACGGTTGGACGCTCGAGAGCGTCCGCGCGATCCTCGAGCACGTCGATCCGGACCGCGAGGTGATTCGCGGGCTCAAAGATTTCGGTCGCATGGACGTCGCCGACGGCTGTACGCTCACGCCGACCTGTTCGAACCTCTGTCCCACCGACGCGATCCGCCGGAACGAGGACGAGGCCGTCCTCGAGTTCAACCACGAGAAGTGCGTCAACTGCGGGCTCTGTGAGGAGGGCTGCGTCGAGGACGTCATCGAGATGCGCGACGGCCTCGACCGGTCGCTGCTGCCGGAGAACCGCGACGACGAGGACCCCGCCTGGATCGAGGTCTTCGACGGCGAGATGCGAGAGTGTCGCCACTGTGGCAAGCCGTTCACCAGCGAGGGATCGGCACGGAAGATCCAGGCGGAAGTCGGTGACCTCGTCGCCGGCATCGCCCCGAGCGCGCAGGGGGACATCTTCGAGTACTGCGGCGACTGCCGCGCGCGACTGCTCTCCGACCGAGGTGACTGA
- a CDS encoding TorD/DmsD family molecular chaperone, which yields MSVDQQALYDARLELVNFLIDAFADVPTESFVETLLSGDVSLPEESVSERLDRGFAELEAFIEENRDRDPDAVRDDLESEFTRLFVGPRPPVLPHETYYREDTDFRGSGLAEVEASYAAAGWSPPEEYPEENDYVAVELAFLRYLIRRQRGGDEETFGYQRVFHEEHLSEWINDLAADVRERTDERFYEAVAALLEGDVAFEEEIAIQMA from the coding sequence ATGAGCGTAGACCAACAGGCACTCTACGACGCCCGACTCGAGCTGGTGAACTTCCTGATCGACGCGTTCGCAGACGTCCCGACCGAATCGTTCGTCGAGACGTTGCTGTCCGGGGACGTCTCGCTCCCGGAGGAGAGCGTCAGCGAGCGCCTCGACCGGGGATTCGCGGAGCTCGAAGCCTTCATCGAGGAGAACCGGGATCGCGACCCCGACGCCGTTCGGGACGATCTGGAGAGCGAGTTCACGCGGCTGTTCGTCGGCCCGCGGCCGCCGGTCCTCCCCCACGAGACCTACTACCGAGAGGACACCGACTTTCGCGGCAGCGGGTTAGCAGAAGTCGAAGCGAGTTACGCCGCAGCGGGCTGGTCGCCGCCCGAGGAATACCCCGAGGAGAACGATTACGTCGCGGTCGAACTGGCGTTCCTCCGATACCTGATTCGCCGGCAGCGCGGCGGCGACGAAGAGACGTTCGGCTACCAGCGGGTCTTCCACGAGGAACATCTCTCCGAGTGGATCAACGACCTCGCGGCGGACGTCCGCGAGCGGACCGACGAGCGGTTCTACGAGGCCGTCGCCGCGCTGCTCGAGGGCGACGTCGCGTTCGAGGAAGAGATCGCGATACAGATGGCCTGA
- a CDS encoding DUF7124 domain-containing protein yields MTDRIDLDEFKTDADEEDEGTVGDPVWRDDARGGSETGSESPPSGFASAGGRDRTGEGANGGSETEIAADDADAAGDGSSPARAPAPHVPETGEKTPAGIPARGGDTGGTASDPAGEPSAGTGSPETPRPMGARSDSESPAASGPHGGGTDDMTMALTYGAVRRLERPRRVFGDAGGWADWIGIVGDVPAHVVQKFQRERGIDADFFNGSGTGPGERLAEIDRNSMFHADRMVVVGIAGADEPIAEAADWEFVPLETAAEKAEWELKAES; encoded by the coding sequence ATGACGGACCGAATCGATCTGGACGAGTTCAAGACCGACGCCGACGAGGAGGACGAGGGGACCGTCGGCGATCCAGTCTGGCGCGACGACGCCCGCGGCGGTTCCGAGACGGGATCCGAGTCGCCGCCGTCGGGGTTCGCCTCCGCCGGCGGCCGAGACCGAACGGGAGAGGGGGCAAACGGCGGTTCCGAGACCGAGATCGCGGCCGACGACGCCGATGCGGCGGGCGACGGCTCGAGTCCCGCCCGCGCTCCCGCGCCGCACGTTCCCGAAACGGGCGAGAAAACCCCGGCCGGCATTCCGGCGCGAGGCGGCGATACTGGTGGAACCGCCAGCGACCCAGCCGGCGAGCCGTCCGCCGGAACCGGGTCGCCGGAGACGCCGCGGCCGATGGGCGCTCGATCGGATTCCGAGTCGCCCGCGGCGTCCGGCCCACACGGCGGCGGAACCGACGACATGACGATGGCGCTCACCTACGGGGCCGTGCGCCGCCTCGAGCGCCCGCGGCGCGTCTTCGGCGACGCCGGAGGATGGGCCGACTGGATCGGAATCGTCGGCGACGTCCCCGCCCACGTCGTCCAGAAGTTCCAGCGAGAGCGCGGGATCGACGCTGACTTCTTCAACGGGTCGGGGACGGGTCCCGGTGAGCGACTCGCCGAAATCGACCGGAATTCGATGTTTCACGCCGATCGGATGGTCGTCGTCGGCATCGCGGGCGCGGACGAACCGATCGCCGAGGCGGCCGACTGGGAGTTCGTGCCGCTCGAGACGGCGGCCGAGAAAGCGGAGTGGGAACTTAAGGCGGAGTCGTAG
- a CDS encoding zinc-dependent alcohol dehydrogenase family protein, which produces MRAAVLEEHGEPLSVEDVDYPEPKPDQVIVETEACGICRSDWHAWQGDWSWIGAGVPEGQILGHEPAGVVSAVGDDVETLEEGDRVAVPFHLGDGSCSHCREGRANNCETVIPLGLSEFAPGAFAEAFPVREADFNCVKLPDEVDFAEMAGLGCRFMTAYHALADRANLRPGDWVAVHGCGGVGLSAIHIADALGAHPIAIDLVDDKLERAEELGARETVNVTEVDSSAQAVQEITDGGADVSIDALGVADTCQNSVNSLGTRGSHVQVGLTTGEEEGQIELPVDVMTMQEIDFHGSFGMPLVRYEELFNLIAQGTLEPSKIIGETLSLEEAPETLASMDDYETVGIPVITEF; this is translated from the coding sequence ATGCGAGCCGCCGTACTCGAAGAACATGGGGAACCGCTCTCAGTCGAAGACGTCGACTACCCGGAGCCGAAACCGGACCAGGTCATCGTCGAGACTGAAGCGTGTGGCATCTGTCGCAGCGACTGGCACGCCTGGCAGGGCGACTGGAGCTGGATCGGCGCGGGGGTCCCGGAAGGGCAGATTCTCGGCCACGAGCCCGCGGGCGTCGTTTCGGCGGTCGGCGACGACGTCGAGACGCTCGAGGAGGGCGACCGCGTGGCGGTGCCGTTCCATCTCGGTGACGGGAGCTGTTCTCACTGCCGCGAGGGGCGAGCGAACAACTGCGAGACGGTCATCCCGCTCGGCCTCTCGGAGTTCGCACCGGGCGCGTTCGCGGAGGCCTTCCCCGTCCGCGAGGCGGACTTCAACTGCGTGAAGCTCCCCGACGAAGTCGACTTCGCCGAGATGGCCGGGCTTGGCTGTCGGTTCATGACGGCCTACCACGCGCTGGCCGACCGCGCGAACCTCCGCCCCGGCGACTGGGTCGCCGTCCACGGCTGCGGCGGCGTCGGGCTCTCGGCGATCCACATCGCGGACGCGCTGGGTGCCCATCCGATCGCGATCGACCTCGTCGACGACAAACTCGAGCGCGCCGAGGAACTCGGTGCCCGCGAGACGGTCAACGTGACTGAGGTCGACAGTTCGGCTCAGGCGGTTCAAGAGATCACCGACGGCGGTGCCGACGTCTCCATCGATGCGTTGGGCGTCGCCGATACCTGCCAGAACTCGGTCAACAGCCTCGGCACGCGGGGCAGCCACGTCCAGGTCGGGCTGACGACCGGCGAGGAAGAGGGGCAGATCGAACTCCCCGTCGACGTCATGACGATGCAGGAGATCGACTTCCACGGCTCCTTCGGTATGCCGCTGGTCCGCTACGAGGAACTGTTCAACCTGATCGCACAGGGCACGCTCGAGCCGAGCAAGATCATCGGCGAGACCCTCTCGCTCGAGGAGGCACCGGAGACGCTCGCCTCGATGGACGACTACGAGACCGTCGGCATCCCGGTCATTACGGAGTTCTGA
- a CDS encoding glutaredoxin family protein → MATDITMYVLEGCPYCEAVTERLDAEDIEYEREEVPALHSGRDEVKRVSGQRAVPVLVDDERGVTMAESENILEYVDRTLA, encoded by the coding sequence ATGGCGACCGACATCACGATGTACGTTCTCGAGGGCTGCCCGTACTGCGAGGCCGTCACCGAGCGCCTCGACGCGGAAGACATCGAGTATGAACGCGAGGAGGTCCCGGCGCTCCACTCGGGCCGGGACGAGGTCAAGCGAGTATCGGGACAGCGGGCCGTCCCCGTGCTCGTCGACGACGAGCGCGGCGTGACGATGGCGGAGTCCGAAAACATTCTCGAGTACGTCGACCGGACGCTCGCCTGA